One genomic region from Pseudoduganella lutea encodes:
- a CDS encoding GGDEF domain-containing protein, with the protein MPSLDLSTPSLTIDRRRAEFDDPAVEDRFIHHLLPQRNAQLKGSLLFAAAFYVLFGVTDLATLGDTNVAWFLVGLRVLVAGVALGGHYAITRRPGSVRVSIAAACALLVAALGVFMVVAWFQPEALPWNTMSQALILMAVYVNFPNRFMYSVAIGVGSSVVFGTMLAVQGFLKADDLLTLVLLLILANALGYIAAIRFNLAQRQQYRSAVLERQQADRDPLTGCYNRRVLHKGLLDAELARARRYGTALSVILCDIDHFKRINDTHGHTAGDLILADFAGMLMAMTRETVDRVVRYGGEEFLLVLPETDLAGAHALAERIRLAFACAISRVESGKAVSATASFGIATVPVMHTEPPVSAGKLIDAADAQLYAAKRGGRNAIRGGEVEPRVLRAGS; encoded by the coding sequence GTGCCGTCCCTCGACCTGTCCACACCCAGCCTCACGATCGACCGCCGGCGCGCCGAATTCGACGACCCGGCGGTCGAGGACCGTTTCATCCATCACCTGCTACCGCAACGCAATGCCCAGTTGAAGGGCAGCCTGCTGTTCGCCGCGGCGTTCTACGTGCTGTTTGGCGTGACCGACCTGGCCACGCTGGGCGACACGAACGTCGCATGGTTCCTCGTGGGCCTGCGCGTGTTGGTGGCTGGCGTGGCACTGGGTGGTCACTACGCCATTACCCGCCGCCCCGGATCGGTCCGCGTTTCCATCGCGGCCGCCTGTGCGCTGCTCGTCGCGGCATTGGGCGTCTTCATGGTGGTGGCCTGGTTCCAGCCGGAAGCGCTGCCGTGGAACACGATGTCGCAGGCCCTCATCCTGATGGCCGTCTACGTCAACTTCCCGAACCGCTTCATGTATTCGGTGGCGATCGGGGTCGGTTCCAGCGTGGTGTTCGGCACGATGCTTGCCGTGCAGGGCTTCCTGAAAGCCGACGACCTGCTGACGCTCGTGCTGCTGCTGATCCTCGCCAATGCGCTCGGCTATATCGCCGCGATCCGGTTCAACCTCGCGCAACGGCAACAGTACCGTTCCGCCGTGCTCGAGCGGCAGCAGGCCGACCGCGACCCGCTGACCGGCTGCTACAACCGCCGCGTGCTGCACAAGGGCCTGCTCGATGCGGAACTGGCCCGCGCCCGCCGCTACGGTACCGCCCTCTCCGTGATCCTGTGCGACATCGACCATTTCAAGCGGATCAACGATACGCATGGTCACACGGCGGGCGACCTGATACTGGCCGACTTCGCCGGCATGCTGATGGCGATGACGCGCGAGACGGTCGACCGCGTGGTGCGCTACGGCGGCGAGGAGTTCCTGCTGGTGCTGCCGGAAACCGACCTCGCTGGCGCCCATGCGCTGGCCGAACGCATCCGCCTTGCCTTCGCGTGCGCCATCAGCCGCGTGGAGTCCGGCAAGGCCGTGTCGGCGACGGCCAGCTTCGGCATTGCCACCGTGCCAGTCATGCACACGGAGCCGCCCGTATCGGCCGGAAAGCTGATCGACGCCGCCGATGCCCAGCTCTACGCGGCCAAGCGTGGCGGGCGCAACGCTATACGGGGTGGCGAAGTCGAACCGCGCGTCCTGCGCGCGGGCAGCTGA
- a CDS encoding pyridoxal phosphate-dependent aminotransferase — protein MKISQRAQAVDPFFAMEFGKRAAALAELGHDVIRLSLGEPDFGAPAAVLRAAAAAAEDGALPYTAALGLPALRAAIAGFYLREHGLTLSPERIIVTAGASAALLLVTAALVDPGDQVIVGDPSYPCNRQFLSSFGADVRLVATNAASRFQLDAASVRAHWTAHTRGVMVATPSNPTGTSVLPEELDAICAWAREHDAWRIVDEIYLNLGDRDAAGHAPRTVLASDDDAIVINSFSKYFGMTGWRLGWCVVPEALVPTMERLAQNYYICPSTIAQQAALACFTPESLAVCEERRVEFARRRELVLDGLARIGLPVPVPPDGAFYVYFDVRDTGLTSWQFCERVLQEVHVALTPGKDFGHCEADFYVRLSYAASTAQLQEAIERLGRFMACLRTERGMAAGESGR, from the coding sequence ATGAAGATTTCCCAACGCGCGCAAGCCGTCGACCCGTTTTTCGCCATGGAGTTCGGCAAGCGCGCCGCAGCCCTGGCCGAGCTTGGCCATGACGTGATCCGCTTGAGCCTCGGCGAGCCCGATTTCGGCGCTCCGGCCGCCGTGCTCCGCGCCGCCGCCGCCGCGGCCGAAGATGGCGCCCTCCCCTACACCGCCGCGCTGGGCCTGCCGGCCCTGCGGGCCGCGATTGCCGGGTTCTACCTGCGCGAGCATGGCCTCACGCTGTCCCCGGAACGCATCATCGTGACGGCCGGCGCCTCGGCCGCACTGCTGCTGGTGACGGCCGCACTGGTCGATCCGGGCGACCAGGTCATCGTCGGCGATCCCTCGTATCCCTGCAACCGCCAGTTCCTCAGCAGCTTCGGCGCCGACGTCAGGCTGGTGGCGACGAATGCGGCAAGCCGCTTCCAGCTGGACGCGGCCAGCGTGCGCGCCCACTGGACGGCGCACACGCGCGGCGTGATGGTGGCGACACCGTCGAACCCGACGGGCACCTCGGTGCTGCCGGAAGAACTGGACGCCATCTGCGCGTGGGCACGCGAGCATGACGCCTGGCGGATCGTCGACGAGATCTACCTGAACCTGGGCGACCGCGATGCCGCCGGCCATGCGCCGCGCACGGTGCTGGCGTCGGACGACGACGCCATCGTCATCAACAGCTTCTCCAAGTATTTCGGCATGACGGGCTGGCGGCTCGGCTGGTGCGTGGTTCCCGAGGCACTGGTGCCGACGATGGAACGGCTGGCCCAGAACTACTATATCTGCCCGTCGACCATCGCCCAGCAGGCGGCACTGGCGTGCTTCACGCCCGAATCGCTGGCCGTCTGCGAGGAACGCCGCGTGGAATTCGCACGCCGTCGCGAACTCGTGCTCGACGGCCTCGCGCGCATCGGCCTGCCGGTGCCCGTGCCGCCGGATGGCGCCTTCTATGTGTACTTCGACGTGCGCGATACGGGATTGACGTCCTGGCAATTCTGCGAACGGGTCTTGCAGGAAGTGCACGTGGCGCTCACGCCGGGCAAGGATTTCGGGCATTGCGAAGCGGACTTCTACGTGCGGTTATCCTATGCGGCCAGCACCGCGCAACTCCAGGAAGCGATCGAGCGGCTCGGCCGGTTCATGGCATGCCTGCGGACGGAGCGCGGCATGGCCGCCGGTGAATCTGGCCGATAA
- a CDS encoding MBL fold metallo-hydrolase: MTQPALTISRILHAGYVFACGGTRIAFDPIFENPFSRNCHAFPAVRFDVDGIRRQRFDAVFISHFHDDHCSFDSLDLLDRATPLYIYCLFDELFDMVRQLGFTSVTPLRLDVPVDVGAFQVVPREAMDADVDSMFQVKAAGLNVLNVVDSWIDDTTLAPLVAQGPWDMVLWPFQTMRELEVLAPSRFAAAPPSLPEEWIPQLRALAPRYVVPSSCQFQQEPWSWYNRAFFPISYARFAQEVTAALPATTVVRLDPSVSVALDAVSLQPAPPLDWVLPIGEGNVDYAYQGNAAPPPTSDIARHFAPLTAGQHARVLDFCRIGLPDKYGTVEPASEYFDEPRTWQLSVYDHAGVATHFRYRLEPGGPATPDDGVTPPGWTTEIPAARLWAALEEGESLTSMYLRINDAVFDADTDSALAQADVTDDPLIRCLFSDTFGAYQAAQLRRVLARSGSPGAQLPATDLPNPLPTHLPNK, translated from the coding sequence ATGACCCAGCCAGCACTGACCATTTCCCGCATCCTCCACGCCGGCTACGTGTTTGCCTGCGGCGGCACGCGCATCGCCTTCGATCCCATCTTTGAAAATCCATTCAGCCGCAACTGCCACGCTTTCCCCGCCGTGCGCTTCGACGTGGACGGCATTCGCCGCCAGCGGTTCGACGCGGTATTCATTTCGCATTTCCACGACGATCACTGCTCGTTCGACAGCCTCGACCTGCTGGACCGCGCCACGCCGCTGTACATCTACTGCCTTTTCGACGAGCTGTTCGACATGGTGCGCCAGCTGGGTTTTACCAGCGTGACGCCGTTGCGCCTGGATGTCCCGGTCGACGTCGGCGCATTCCAGGTGGTGCCCCGCGAAGCGATGGACGCGGACGTGGACTCGATGTTCCAGGTGAAGGCGGCGGGGCTGAACGTGCTCAATGTCGTCGATTCGTGGATCGACGACACCACGCTGGCGCCGCTGGTGGCGCAGGGGCCGTGGGACATGGTGCTGTGGCCATTCCAGACGATGCGCGAGCTCGAGGTGCTGGCGCCGTCGCGCTTCGCCGCCGCGCCGCCGTCACTGCCGGAAGAGTGGATACCCCAGCTGCGCGCGCTGGCGCCGCGCTATGTCGTGCCCAGTTCCTGCCAGTTCCAGCAGGAGCCATGGTCGTGGTACAACCGCGCGTTCTTCCCGATCTCGTATGCGCGGTTTGCGCAGGAAGTCACGGCGGCGCTGCCCGCCACCACGGTGGTGCGGCTCGATCCCTCGGTCTCGGTGGCGCTGGATGCCGTGTCGCTGCAGCCGGCGCCGCCGCTCGACTGGGTACTGCCCATCGGCGAGGGGAATGTGGATTACGCCTATCAGGGCAATGCCGCGCCGCCGCCGACCAGCGACATCGCGCGGCATTTCGCGCCGCTGACGGCAGGGCAGCATGCGCGTGTGCTCGACTTTTGCCGCATAGGGCTGCCGGACAAATATGGTACGGTGGAACCGGCATCGGAGTACTTCGACGAGCCGCGCACCTGGCAGCTGTCGGTCTACGATCACGCGGGCGTCGCCACGCACTTCCGCTACCGGCTGGAGCCCGGCGGCCCGGCCACGCCCGACGACGGCGTCACGCCGCCCGGCTGGACCACCGAGATTCCCGCCGCCCGGCTGTGGGCCGCGCTGGAGGAGGGCGAATCGCTGACGTCGATGTACCTGCGCATCAACGACGCCGTCTTCGATGCCGATACCGACAGCGCGCTGGCGCAGGCCGACGTCACCGACGATCCGCTGATCCGCTGCCTGTTCAGCGATACCTTCGGCGCCTACCAGGCGGCGCAGTTGCGCCGGGTGCTGGCGCGTTCGGGATCACCTGGCGCTCAGTTGCCAGCAACTGATTTGCCCAATCCGTTGCCCACTCATTTACCCAACAAATAA
- a CDS encoding potassium channel family protein has product MWGRIFTEQFAFSASDSVIVIGLGRFGGAVAQSLMHLGHDVMGVDKKEELVQVWGDRLTHAVQADSTNENVMLQLGVADFSHAIVAIGSDLAASLMTLMVLTELGIKDIWVKALTPEHGQIAQRIGAHHVVYPEADMGERVAHLITGRMMDFIEFEDGFAIAKIHAPADTHNVTLAESHVRTRHGVTVVGVKRANEDFQHARPETRILPADLLIVSGPTARIEQFAGGDKAKSRK; this is encoded by the coding sequence TTGTGGGGTAGGATTTTTACGGAGCAGTTCGCGTTTTCGGCCAGCGACAGCGTCATCGTCATCGGCCTGGGAAGGTTCGGCGGCGCGGTCGCGCAATCGCTGATGCACCTGGGCCACGACGTGATGGGCGTCGACAAGAAGGAAGAGCTGGTGCAGGTGTGGGGCGACCGCCTCACGCATGCCGTGCAGGCCGATTCGACCAATGAGAACGTCATGCTGCAACTGGGCGTGGCCGATTTTTCCCACGCGATCGTGGCGATCGGCTCGGACCTCGCGGCCAGCCTCATGACGCTGATGGTGCTCACGGAACTGGGCATCAAGGATATCTGGGTCAAGGCGCTGACGCCCGAACACGGCCAGATCGCCCAGCGCATCGGCGCGCATCATGTCGTATATCCGGAAGCGGACATGGGCGAACGCGTGGCGCACCTGATCACGGGCCGGATGATGGATTTCATCGAGTTCGAGGATGGTTTCGCGATCGCCAAGATCCATGCGCCGGCGGACACGCACAACGTGACGCTGGCCGAATCGCATGTGCGCACGCGCCACGGCGTGACCGTCGTCGGCGTCAAGCGCGCCAACGAGGACTTCCAGCATGCCCGGCCGGAAACCCGCATCCTGCCGGCCGACCTGCTGATCGTGTCCGGGCCGACGGCAAGGATCGAACAGTTTGCCGGCGGGGACAAGGCCAAGAGCAGGAAGTAA
- a CDS encoding TrkH family potassium uptake protein — MKQTVLHPARTVILGFALAIAIGTLLLMLPVARAAGVPAPPMVAFFTSVSAICVTGLVLVDTGTYWSVFGQSTIMVMFQLGGFGMMTAATLLGLMVNRSPRLRTRLVTQTETRSLWVGDISSVAKLVLGVTILSQLVIGTLLTLRMRFGHDMAWGDAAWSGFFHAVSAFNNAGFSIHADGFIRYAGDALVLLPVMIAAVVGGIGFPILNDLRDRCRDPRHWSLHTKLTLAGTLVLVASGFVAILLFEWDNARTFGPMSIAEKLLNSLFMSASARTVGFNTVDIGALTPETWALHYFLMFVGGGSAGTAGGVKVGTVMILVLLVIAEAKGHADTEAFGRRVGASAQRQAITVLVVGSVIVAVGTIALLRISHFPTDQVIFEVIAAFGSAGLSTGITADLPPAGQFVLALLMFFGRVGTITLATSLVIGERRMPYRFPEEHPIVG, encoded by the coding sequence TTGAAACAGACAGTCCTCCACCCCGCGCGCACGGTCATCCTGGGCTTTGCCCTGGCGATCGCGATCGGCACGCTGCTGCTGATGCTGCCCGTGGCGCGCGCCGCCGGCGTGCCGGCGCCGCCGATGGTGGCCTTCTTCACGTCCGTGTCCGCGATCTGCGTGACGGGCCTCGTGCTGGTCGACACCGGCACCTACTGGTCGGTGTTCGGCCAGTCGACGATCATGGTCATGTTCCAGCTGGGCGGCTTCGGCATGATGACGGCGGCCACGCTGCTCGGCCTGATGGTGAACCGCTCGCCGCGGCTGCGCACGCGGCTGGTGACGCAGACCGAAACGCGCTCGCTGTGGGTCGGCGACATTTCCAGCGTGGCGAAGCTGGTGCTCGGCGTGACGATCCTGTCGCAGCTCGTCATCGGCACACTCCTCACATTAAGGATGCGTTTCGGCCACGACATGGCCTGGGGCGACGCCGCGTGGAGCGGCTTCTTCCATGCCGTGTCGGCCTTCAACAATGCCGGGTTCTCGATCCATGCGGATGGCTTCATCCGCTATGCGGGCGACGCGCTGGTGCTGCTGCCGGTCATGATCGCCGCGGTGGTCGGCGGCATCGGCTTCCCCATCCTGAACGATCTGCGGGACCGCTGCCGCGATCCGCGCCACTGGTCGCTGCACACCAAGCTGACGCTGGCCGGCACGCTGGTACTCGTCGCCAGCGGCTTTGTCGCCATCCTGCTGTTCGAGTGGGACAATGCGCGGACCTTCGGCCCCATGTCCATCGCGGAGAAGCTGCTGAACAGCCTGTTCATGTCGGCTTCCGCGCGCACCGTGGGCTTCAACACGGTGGACATCGGTGCGCTGACGCCGGAGACCTGGGCCCTGCACTACTTCCTGATGTTCGTCGGCGGCGGCAGCGCCGGTACCGCCGGCGGCGTGAAGGTGGGCACGGTGATGATCCTCGTGCTGCTCGTGATCGCCGAGGCGAAGGGCCATGCCGATACCGAGGCATTCGGCCGCCGCGTCGGCGCTTCGGCGCAGCGGCAGGCCATCACGGTGCTGGTCGTCGGCAGCGTGATCGTCGCCGTGGGCACCATCGCACTGCTGCGCATCTCGCATTTCCCGACCGACCAGGTGATCTTCGAGGTGATCGCCGCCTTCGGCAGCGCCGGCCTGTCCACGGGCATCACCGCCGACCTGCCGCCGGCGGGCCAGTTCGTGCTGGCGCTGCTGATGTTCTTCGGCCGCGTCGGCACCATCACGCTTGCCACGTCGCTGGTCATCGGCGAACGGCGCATGCCTTATCGTTTTCCTGAGGAGCATCCAATTGTGGGGTAG
- a CDS encoding tellurite resistance TerB family protein has product MRPYETNSPQARARLLALSMVVDGHLDPAELQVLKDAPVLSDLGIDWTLFSEVLDELCSDMLGGTVRHGAVEIGPALLDSVLGEITDPGLQRQLLVAMLNIVEADARLAHAERLLVARAGECWIPDAQGEPVPA; this is encoded by the coding sequence ATGCGACCGTATGAAACAAACAGCCCGCAGGCCCGCGCCCGCCTCCTGGCCCTGTCGATGGTGGTCGATGGCCACCTCGACCCGGCCGAACTGCAGGTGCTGAAAGACGCTCCCGTGCTGAGCGACCTGGGCATCGACTGGACCCTGTTCAGCGAAGTGCTCGACGAACTGTGCAGCGACATGCTGGGCGGCACGGTGCGCCACGGCGCAGTGGAAATCGGCCCGGCATTGCTGGACAGCGTGCTTGGCGAAATCACCGACCCAGGCCTGCAGCGCCAGCTGCTGGTGGCGATGCTCAACATCGTCGAGGCGGATGCGCGGCTGGCCCACGCCGAGCGCCTGCTGGTGGCCCGCGCCGGCGAGTGCTGGATACCGGATGCACAGGGCGAACCGGTGCCGGCGTGA
- a CDS encoding TerC family protein — MTGLENIATPGMWAGFVAFVLVMLALDLFVFGGNKAHKVSVKEAAAWSGVWVTMALLFNAGLWWHLKGTVGEVVADQKALEFLSGYLIEKALSVDNVFVFLLIFGAFQVPPQYQRRVLIYGVLGAIVMRAVMILAGAWVVKEFSWVLYLFGAFLLFTGIKMLMASEQEPDVTQNPVLKFAKKHLRVAEDEQGEKFMVRRNGLLYVTPLFLVLILIEVTDLIFAVDSIPAIFAITTDPFIVFTSNLFAILGLRALYFLLADIADRFHLLKYGLALVLAFIGTKMLIMPWYHMPVEASLVVVAFLIASSVVASLLLPPKKTDN, encoded by the coding sequence ATGACTGGACTTGAAAATATAGCCACACCGGGCATGTGGGCCGGCTTCGTGGCATTCGTGCTGGTGATGCTGGCACTCGACTTGTTCGTCTTTGGCGGTAACAAGGCGCACAAGGTGAGTGTGAAGGAAGCGGCCGCATGGTCGGGCGTGTGGGTAACGATGGCGCTGCTGTTCAACGCCGGCCTGTGGTGGCACCTGAAGGGGACAGTGGGCGAAGTGGTCGCCGACCAGAAGGCGCTGGAATTTCTGTCCGGCTACCTGATCGAGAAGGCGCTGTCGGTCGACAACGTGTTCGTGTTCCTGCTGATCTTCGGCGCCTTCCAGGTGCCGCCGCAATACCAGCGCCGCGTGCTGATCTATGGCGTGCTGGGCGCGATCGTGATGCGGGCCGTGATGATCCTGGCCGGTGCCTGGGTGGTGAAGGAGTTTTCGTGGGTGCTGTACCTGTTCGGCGCGTTCCTGCTGTTCACCGGTATCAAGATGCTGATGGCGTCCGAGCAGGAGCCGGACGTGACGCAGAACCCGGTGCTGAAGTTCGCCAAGAAGCATTTGCGCGTGGCCGAGGACGAGCAAGGCGAGAAGTTCATGGTGCGCCGTAACGGCCTGCTGTACGTGACGCCGCTGTTCCTCGTGCTGATCCTGATCGAGGTGACCGACCTGATCTTCGCGGTGGATTCAATCCCGGCGATCTTCGCGATCACGACCGACCCGTTCATCGTGTTCACGTCGAACCTGTTTGCGATCCTGGGCTTGCGGGCGCTGTACTTCCTGCTGGCCGACATCGCCGACCGCTTCCACCTGCTCAAGTATGGCCTGGCGCTGGTGCTGGCGTTCATCGGTACCAAGATGCTGATCATGCCGTGGTACCACATGCCGGTGGAAGCTTCGCTGGTGGTGGTGGCCTTCCTGATCGCCTCGAGCGTGGTGGCGAGCCTGCTGCTGCCGCCGAAGAAGACCGATAACTGA